One window from the genome of Dyella sp. A6 encodes:
- a CDS encoding type 4a pilus biogenesis protein PilO: MKFFDELRNLDRNNIGGWPQSIKIFFTALVFLVIVFFGWYLHVSNQQDDLSNLAGKEVQLKREFAQKQAKAVNLEALQKQLDEMQDMLRQLLRQLPSKTEMPELLVDISQAALSAGLDPELFQPGPETPKDFYAEKPIKLKMIGTYHQFGTFISDVASLPRVVILTMHDVSLKPLHPPAKGAEPRANEQLVLQGTVRTYRYLDDSEMSKSNKKPARGGRR, translated from the coding sequence ATGAAATTCTTCGACGAACTGCGCAATCTCGATCGCAACAACATCGGCGGCTGGCCGCAGTCGATAAAGATCTTCTTCACCGCGCTGGTTTTCCTGGTCATCGTGTTCTTCGGCTGGTATCTGCATGTCAGCAACCAGCAGGATGACCTGAGCAACCTGGCGGGCAAGGAAGTCCAGCTCAAGCGCGAATTTGCCCAGAAGCAGGCCAAGGCGGTCAATCTTGAGGCGCTGCAGAAGCAGCTCGACGAGATGCAGGACATGTTGCGTCAGCTGCTGCGCCAGCTGCCCAGCAAGACCGAGATGCCGGAGCTGCTGGTCGACATATCGCAAGCGGCCTTGTCGGCAGGGCTCGATCCGGAGCTGTTCCAGCCGGGTCCGGAGACGCCCAAGGACTTCTACGCCGAGAAGCCGATCAAGCTGAAGATGATCGGTACCTACCACCAGTTCGGCACGTTCATCAGTGATGTGGCCTCGTTGCCGCGCGTGGTGATCCTCACCATGCACGACGTGTCGCTCAAGCCGCTGCACCCGCCTGCCAAGGGGGCGGAGCCGCGCGCCAACGAGCAACTGGTGTTGCAGGGTACGGTCAGAACCTACCGCTATCTCGACGACAGTGAAATGAGCAAGAGCAACAAGAAACCTGCACGCGGGGGGAGGCGGTGA
- a CDS encoding PilN domain-containing protein, with protein sequence MARINLLPWRIERRKQREREFFMQLGAAFVAAILFVLLWSFWMGMRIDNQNDRNAYLQGQIKQVDVKIAKINSLEKVRSELLARKKIIEQLQENRSQMVHLFDELVKTIPSSARLTALKQNGQSMTLDGVAESNASVAEYMRNIEKSPWMGQASLSKTENTHEATRMPYTFGLTVALSRPKDADSSKAELPVGTNGPATKAAATKAMKPMKPAQLPASSASTATKGKSVEKPTVSVSAMQPAAHPPAAHDAAVKGGAKS encoded by the coding sequence ATGGCACGCATCAATCTACTCCCGTGGCGCATCGAACGTCGCAAGCAGCGCGAACGCGAATTCTTCATGCAGCTTGGTGCCGCCTTCGTGGCGGCCATCCTGTTCGTGCTGTTGTGGTCGTTCTGGATGGGCATGCGTATCGACAACCAGAACGACCGTAATGCCTACCTGCAGGGCCAGATCAAGCAGGTGGACGTGAAGATCGCCAAGATAAACAGTCTGGAAAAGGTCCGCTCGGAACTGCTGGCGCGCAAGAAGATCATCGAGCAGCTGCAGGAAAACCGTTCGCAGATGGTGCACCTGTTCGACGAACTGGTTAAGACGATCCCGTCGAGCGCACGGCTGACCGCACTGAAGCAGAACGGACAGTCGATGACGCTCGATGGCGTGGCCGAGTCCAATGCGAGTGTTGCCGAGTACATGCGCAACATCGAGAAATCGCCCTGGATGGGACAGGCCAGCCTCAGCAAGACCGAGAACACGCATGAGGCCACGCGGATGCCGTACACCTTCGGGCTGACGGTGGCCCTGAGCCGGCCCAAGGACGCCGACAGCAGCAAGGCTGAACTGCCTGTGGGTACCAACGGTCCCGCCACCAAGGCAGCGGCAACGAAGGCGATGAAACCGATGAAGCCGGCTCAGCTGCCGGCCAGCAGCGCATCCACTGCCACGAAGGGCAAGAGTGTGGAAAAGCCGACGGTTTCGGTCAGCGCGATGCAGCCGGCAGCGCATCCGCCGGCTGCACATGATGCCGCGGTCAAGGGGGGCGCCAAGTCATGA
- a CDS encoding pilus assembly protein PilM, which yields MGLFTPKKPPLVGVDISSTAVKLLQLSQSGGRYRVEHYAVEPLPPNAVVEKNIVEVEAVGEAIRRALARSGSKLKHAAAAVAGSAVITRIVPMASELSEDDLEGQIQVEANQYIPYPIDEVSLDFEVLGPVRDNPEMTNILLAASRTENVDMRVAALDLGGLVAQVIDVEAFAMENAFALLADQLNVGRDGLVAVVDIGATMTTLSVLRNQRTIYSREQVFGGKQLTDEIMRRYGLSYEEAGRAKRKGGLPESYESEALEPFKESLVQQISRLLQFFYAGSEYSKVDQVVLAGGCASIEGIDSMLEEQLGVPCIVANPLARMSLSSRVQAQALAQDAPALMIAVGLAMRSFD from the coding sequence GTGGGTCTCTTTACACCCAAAAAGCCGCCGCTGGTTGGCGTCGATATCAGTTCGACGGCCGTCAAGCTGCTGCAGCTCAGTCAGTCAGGCGGGCGATATCGCGTGGAGCACTACGCGGTGGAGCCACTGCCTCCCAATGCCGTGGTCGAAAAGAACATCGTCGAAGTCGAGGCTGTGGGCGAGGCGATCCGGCGCGCATTGGCACGCTCGGGCTCCAAGCTCAAGCATGCGGCGGCGGCCGTGGCCGGTTCGGCGGTGATCACGCGTATCGTGCCAATGGCCAGCGAGTTGTCCGAGGACGACCTCGAAGGCCAGATCCAGGTCGAGGCCAACCAGTACATCCCGTACCCGATCGATGAAGTCAGTCTCGATTTCGAGGTGCTCGGGCCGGTTCGCGACAATCCGGAAATGACCAACATCCTTCTGGCCGCCTCGCGGACCGAGAATGTGGACATGCGCGTGGCCGCGCTCGATCTGGGCGGGCTGGTCGCGCAGGTGATCGATGTCGAAGCGTTCGCGATGGAGAATGCCTTCGCCTTGCTGGCCGACCAGCTGAACGTCGGGCGCGACGGACTGGTCGCGGTGGTGGATATCGGCGCGACCATGACCACCCTGTCGGTACTGCGCAACCAGCGCACGATCTACTCCCGCGAACAGGTATTCGGTGGCAAGCAGCTGACCGACGAAATCATGCGTCGTTACGGGCTCTCGTACGAGGAGGCTGGCCGCGCCAAGCGCAAGGGCGGCTTGCCGGAGTCCTACGAGAGCGAGGCGCTGGAGCCGTTCAAGGAATCACTGGTACAGCAGATCAGCCGTCTGCTGCAGTTCTTCTATGCCGGCAGCGAGTACAGCAAGGTCGACCAGGTGGTACTGGCAGGCGGTTGCGCATCGATCGAGGGCATCGACAGCATGCTTGAGGAACAGCTGGGTGTGCCATGCATCGTGGCCAATCCGCTGGCCCGCATGTCGCTCTCCTCGCGCGTGCAGGCGCAGGCACTGGCACAGGACGCCCCGGCGCTGATGATCGCGGTCGGACTGGCCATGAGGAGCTTCGACTGA
- a CDS encoding penicillin-binding protein 1A: protein MPFLKRLLRWLLILGFSGMLLAVVAVGVAYWLVAPRLPAVSVLKDYHMQVPLRVLSADGKLIATFGETRRIPVSIDQVPPMLKDAVLSAEDADFYHHPGIDWRGIVRAGWHVILAGGQKVQGGSTITQQVARNFFLSPEKLYSRKLIEMFTALRMEKELTKDQILELYLNKMFLGHRAYGVAAAAEYYYGKKLDQLTIAQCASIASTFQLPSAVNPVTNPKRLVARRNWVLGQMHEHHFINKAQYEQAIAAPDDASPHEQPIQVHAPYVAEMVRQQVLKRFGNDALTEGYVVKTTIDSSRQQEAVTALRNGLIAYDRRHGWRGPEGHQDLPASPSAANLEHALAGYSAIAGMEPGIVTAVSSTAATVHLDTGDDVQIGLDAVSWARKYINDSHVGPKPKAVSDVLKRGDIVRLSRDTQGDWQLAQIPKAQSALVSVNPEDGAIQAMVGGFSFTLSKFNRATMAARQPGSSFKPYFYSAAFDRGFTPASIVNDAPLALPDPSRPGGLWTPSNDDDKFAGPMRLRTALVLSKNLVSVRLLDAIGVDYARTFATRFGFSLAALPDNLSLALGTASVSPMDMARGYAVFANGGYLVTPYFISEIDNRDGKPVYIANPARACRSCEERLLHPTPPAPPPTNMLSTPANGVATGSSSPAPAASAAEETEALPADAHGAGDHPPVLAPHVLGIRTDYLITSLMKGVILHGTGSAAAALKRPDLAGKTGSSSDFRDAWFVGFNGDLSTAVWVGFDNFSSLGRSYGVGEFGAQAALPIWMSYMGSALKGLPENSLPMPPGISTILINRDTGLPTTASDPNSMPEIFKVEDVDRLRAKAAQQQDKDQQHAYNIF from the coding sequence ATTCCATTCTTGAAGCGTTTGCTGCGCTGGCTGCTGATCCTCGGATTTTCCGGAATGCTGCTGGCCGTTGTTGCCGTTGGTGTCGCCTACTGGCTGGTCGCACCTCGCCTGCCCGCGGTGAGTGTGCTGAAGGACTATCACATGCAGGTGCCGCTGCGCGTGCTCAGCGCCGACGGCAAGCTGATCGCCACCTTCGGCGAGACCCGGCGCATCCCGGTCAGCATCGACCAGGTGCCGCCGATGCTGAAGGATGCCGTGCTGTCCGCCGAGGACGCCGACTTCTATCACCACCCCGGCATCGACTGGCGCGGCATCGTACGCGCAGGCTGGCACGTGATCCTGGCCGGCGGCCAGAAGGTGCAGGGCGGCTCGACCATCACCCAGCAGGTCGCGCGCAACTTCTTCCTCAGCCCCGAGAAGCTTTACTCGCGCAAGCTGATCGAGATGTTCACGGCGCTGCGGATGGAGAAGGAGCTGACCAAGGACCAGATCCTGGAGCTCTACCTCAACAAGATGTTCCTCGGCCACCGCGCCTATGGCGTGGCCGCTGCCGCCGAGTATTACTACGGCAAGAAGCTGGATCAGCTGACGATCGCCCAGTGCGCATCGATCGCCTCCACGTTCCAGTTGCCCTCCGCGGTCAACCCGGTGACCAACCCGAAGCGGCTGGTGGCCCGCCGCAACTGGGTGCTCGGCCAGATGCACGAGCACCACTTCATCAACAAGGCCCAGTACGAGCAGGCGATCGCCGCACCGGATGATGCCTCGCCGCACGAACAGCCCATCCAGGTACACGCCCCGTACGTCGCCGAGATGGTGCGGCAGCAGGTGCTCAAGCGCTTCGGCAACGATGCGCTGACCGAAGGCTATGTGGTGAAAACCACCATCGACAGCTCACGCCAGCAGGAGGCTGTAACCGCCCTTCGCAACGGGCTGATCGCCTATGACCGACGCCACGGCTGGCGTGGCCCCGAAGGACACCAGGATCTTCCCGCAAGCCCGTCCGCGGCGAACCTGGAACACGCCCTGGCCGGCTACAGCGCAATCGCCGGCATGGAACCCGGCATCGTCACGGCCGTCTCGTCCACCGCCGCCACGGTACACCTGGACACCGGCGACGACGTCCAGATCGGACTCGACGCCGTAAGCTGGGCACGCAAATACATCAACGACAGTCATGTCGGTCCGAAGCCGAAGGCGGTCAGCGATGTGCTGAAGCGCGGCGACATCGTCCGTCTTTCGCGCGACACCCAGGGTGACTGGCAGCTGGCACAGATTCCCAAGGCACAGTCCGCGCTGGTCTCGGTCAACCCCGAGGATGGCGCGATCCAGGCCATGGTCGGCGGCTTCAGCTTCACGCTGAGCAAGTTCAATCGCGCCACCATGGCGGCGCGCCAGCCCGGTTCGAGCTTCAAGCCCTACTTCTATTCGGCTGCATTCGACCGGGGCTTCACACCCGCCTCGATCGTCAACGACGCCCCGCTGGCCCTGCCCGACCCGTCGCGCCCGGGCGGCCTTTGGACGCCAAGCAACGACGACGACAAATTCGCCGGCCCGATGCGCCTGCGCACGGCGCTGGTCCTTTCCAAGAACCTGGTTTCGGTGCGCCTGCTCGATGCCATCGGCGTGGACTACGCCCGCACCTTCGCCACCCGTTTCGGCTTCTCGCTGGCCGCCCTGCCCGACAACCTGTCGCTGGCGCTCGGCACGGCCTCGGTCTCGCCGATGGACATGGCCCGTGGCTATGCCGTCTTCGCCAACGGCGGTTACCTGGTCACGCCGTACTTCATCAGCGAGATCGACAACCGCGACGGCAAACCGGTCTATATCGCCAACCCGGCACGCGCCTGCCGCAGTTGCGAAGAACGACTGCTGCATCCCACCCCTCCCGCACCACCTCCGACCAACATGCTGTCGACACCGGCCAACGGCGTCGCCACGGGCAGCTCCTCGCCCGCACCTGCTGCCAGTGCAGCGGAGGAAACGGAAGCCCTGCCAGCCGATGCCCATGGCGCCGGCGATCATCCGCCAGTCCTGGCACCCCACGTGCTCGGCATCCGCACCGATTACCTGATCACGTCACTCATGAAGGGAGTGATCCTTCACGGTACCGGTTCGGCCGCGGCGGCCCTGAAGCGCCCCGACCTTGCCGGCAAGACGGGGTCCAGCAGCGATTTCAGGGATGCCTGGTTCGTCGGCTTCAACGGCGACCTGTCCACCGCCGTATGGGTCGGCTTCGACAACTTCAGCTCGCTGGGCCGCTCGTATGGCGTCGGCGAGTTCGGCGCTCAGGCCGCCCTGCCGATCTGGATGAGCTACATGGGCAGCGCACTGAAGGGGCTGCCCGAGAACAGCCTGCCCATGCCGCCCGGCATCAGCACGATACTGATCAACCGCGATACCGGACTGCCGACCACGGCCAGCGACCCCAATTCGATGCCCGAAATCTTCAAGGTCGAGGACGTCGACCGCCTGCGCGCCAAGGCGGCACAGCAGCAGGACAAGGATCAGCAGCACGCATACAACATCTTCTGA
- a CDS encoding citrate synthase translates to MSDTKTVKLVDESSNRSSELPLLSGTLGPACIDISTLYKDTGHFTYDVGFGSTASTKSAITYIDGDKGVLLYRGYPIEQLAEHSNFLEVAYLLLNGELPKQDEFSRFENQITHHTMMHESLKDFFKGFHHDAHPMAMLAAAVASLSAFYHDDLDVDNPADRKLAAIRLIAKMPTIAAACYRYSIGWPFRFPRNNLEYVDRFLHMMFEVPSEPLQMSPVAAKALDLLFILHADHEQNASTSTVRLVGSTGANPYASIAAGITALWGPAHGGANEAVLKMLEEIGTPDNVESAVLRAKDKNDSFRLMGFGHRVYKNFDPRAKIIREMCHKVLAELGVNDPLLDVAMKLEEAALKDDYFVERKLYPNVDFYSGIIYKALGIPTEMFTVMFAIARTAGWIAHWIEQHETPGARIGRPRQIYTGHDVRDYVAAGKR, encoded by the coding sequence GTGTCCGATACCAAGACCGTCAAACTGGTGGACGAGTCGAGCAATCGCAGTAGCGAACTGCCCCTGCTGAGCGGCACGCTCGGCCCCGCCTGCATCGACATCTCCACGTTGTACAAGGACACCGGCCACTTCACGTACGATGTCGGTTTCGGCAGTACGGCCAGCACCAAGAGCGCGATCACCTACATTGATGGCGACAAGGGCGTACTGCTGTACCGCGGCTACCCGATCGAACAGCTGGCCGAGCATTCCAACTTCCTCGAGGTGGCCTACCTGCTGCTCAACGGCGAGCTGCCGAAGCAGGACGAGTTCTCGCGCTTCGAGAACCAGATCACGCATCACACGATGATGCATGAGTCGTTGAAGGACTTCTTCAAGGGCTTCCACCACGACGCACATCCGATGGCGATGCTGGCCGCCGCGGTCGCCTCGCTGTCGGCGTTCTACCACGACGATCTGGACGTGGATAATCCGGCCGACCGCAAGCTGGCCGCGATCCGCCTGATCGCCAAGATGCCGACCATCGCCGCCGCTTGCTACCGCTATTCGATCGGCTGGCCGTTCCGCTTCCCACGCAACAACCTCGAGTACGTGGATCGCTTCCTGCACATGATGTTTGAAGTGCCCAGCGAGCCGCTGCAGATGAGCCCGGTCGCCGCCAAGGCGCTGGACCTGCTGTTCATCCTGCACGCCGACCACGAGCAGAATGCGTCCACCTCGACTGTGCGTCTGGTCGGTTCCACCGGTGCCAATCCGTACGCCTCGATCGCCGCCGGCATCACCGCGCTTTGGGGTCCTGCCCACGGCGGCGCCAACGAGGCGGTGCTGAAGATGCTGGAAGAGATCGGTACGCCGGACAACGTCGAGTCGGCGGTGCTGCGCGCCAAGGACAAGAACGACAGTTTCCGCCTGATGGGCTTCGGCCACCGCGTCTACAAGAACTTCGACCCGCGCGCCAAGATCATCCGCGAGATGTGCCACAAGGTGCTGGCCGAGCTGGGCGTCAACGATCCGCTGCTGGACGTGGCGATGAAGCTGGAAGAAGCGGCGCTGAAGGACGACTACTTCGTCGAGCGCAAGTTGTACCCGAACGTCGACTTCTACTCGGGCATCATCTACAAGGCGCTGGGCATCCCCACCGAGATGTTCACCGTGATGTTTGCCATTGCCCGTACTGCCGGCTGGATCGCACACTGGATCGAGCAGCACGAAACCCCGGGTGCACGCATTGGCCGTCCGCGTCAGATCTACACCGGTCACGACGTGCGTGACTACGTGGCGGCCGGCAAGCGCTGA
- a CDS encoding type B 50S ribosomal protein L31, translating to MKPDIHPNYRPVVFQDLSSEFAFLTRSTIASKETVKWEDGNEYPLIKVDISSHSHPFYTGKQKTIDAGGRVDKFRRRYAQK from the coding sequence ATGAAGCCTGATATCCATCCGAACTATCGCCCGGTGGTGTTCCAGGACCTGTCGTCCGAGTTCGCGTTCCTGACGCGCTCGACGATCGCGTCCAAGGAAACCGTCAAGTGGGAAGACGGCAACGAGTACCCGCTGATCAAGGTGGATATCTCCAGTCACTCGCACCCGTTCTACACCGGTAAGCAGAAGACCATCGACGCGGGCGGCCGCGTGGACAAGTTCCGTCGCCGCTACGCGCAGAAGTAA
- a CDS encoding nucleoside hydrolase, whose protein sequence is MSRPQLLIDTDPGVDDALAILMAHAHADVAGLSIAAGNVGLNHTVRNARILVDLLGADTPVFGGCPTPLVRQPEEDAAFVHGGDGFGDVGFPEPVAQASDESAALALLRLTRERPGELTLVALAPLTNLALALRLDPSLPQRVKRLVVMGGAVTGHGNTGNVPAEFNVGFDPEAAHVVFESFSDFDLVDWEATLRHAFEDAEFDQWLADGDKRAAFFGKVFGTARAYNATHDRHGIVAADALAMAVAIDPDMVTRSERRHVAVELDGRLTRGATVVDWAGRLGHPANANIVLEVDQARFAAMVRTALGAGPAA, encoded by the coding sequence ATGAGCAGACCGCAACTCCTGATCGACACGGACCCCGGCGTGGATGACGCGCTGGCCATCCTGATGGCGCACGCGCATGCCGATGTCGCAGGGCTGAGCATTGCCGCTGGCAATGTGGGGCTGAACCATACCGTACGCAACGCTCGTATCCTGGTCGATCTGCTCGGTGCCGATACCCCGGTTTTCGGCGGTTGCCCGACCCCGCTGGTACGTCAGCCGGAAGAGGACGCGGCTTTTGTGCATGGCGGTGACGGGTTTGGCGATGTCGGCTTTCCCGAGCCGGTCGCGCAGGCATCGGACGAGTCCGCTGCCCTGGCGTTGTTGCGCTTGACCCGCGAACGCCCGGGCGAGCTGACCCTGGTCGCGCTGGCGCCGCTGACCAATCTGGCCCTGGCCTTGCGGCTCGATCCTTCCTTGCCGCAGCGGGTCAAGCGACTGGTAGTGATGGGTGGGGCCGTGACGGGCCACGGCAATACCGGCAACGTGCCGGCCGAGTTCAATGTCGGGTTCGATCCGGAAGCGGCACACGTGGTGTTCGAGAGCTTTTCCGACTTCGATCTGGTGGACTGGGAGGCCACGTTGCGGCATGCCTTCGAGGATGCCGAGTTCGATCAGTGGCTGGCCGATGGAGACAAGCGCGCAGCGTTCTTCGGCAAGGTGTTCGGCACCGCGCGGGCCTACAATGCCACGCATGACCGGCATGGCATCGTGGCGGCGGATGCGCTGGCGATGGCGGTGGCGATCGACCCGGACATGGTCACTCGCAGCGAGCGGCGTCATGTGGCGGTGGAGCTGGATGGCCGTCTGACCCGTGGTGCCACGGTGGTCGACTGGGCCGGGCGTCTGGGGCATCCGGCGAACGCCAACATCGTGCTCGAAGTCGATCAGGCGCGCTTCGCCGCCATGGTGCGGACGGCGCTCGGCGCGGGCCCGGCAGCCTGA